A genomic window from Exiguobacterium acetylicum DSM 20416 includes:
- a CDS encoding aldo/keto reductase: MNETEKTLILAALKQKTVTLPDQTHVRALGQGTWRMGEESEKHEAEIEALLVGLDSGMELIDTAEMYGEGASEELIRDAIADRREEVFLVSKVYPHHAGGEALKKACSESLERLGTDYLDLYLLHWRGDIPLEETVEGLEALKQEGKIRRWGVSNFDVSDMKELLALPNGDQCAVNQVLYHLGSRGIEYELLPLLREHGIPVMAYCPLAEGGSLRDQLLNHPTVEELAETHGVEPAQILLAWAMREGDVIAIPKAGQAHHVEANGRAALLNLTEEELVALDQAFPAPTKKEPLDIV, from the coding sequence ATGAACGAAACAGAAAAGACGTTGATACTCGCTGCATTAAAGCAAAAAACGGTGACGCTTCCCGATCAGACGCACGTTCGGGCACTCGGACAAGGTACATGGCGCATGGGGGAAGAGTCGGAGAAGCATGAGGCTGAAATCGAAGCGCTCCTTGTCGGTCTCGACAGTGGGATGGAACTCATCGATACGGCAGAGATGTATGGAGAAGGTGCTTCTGAAGAATTGATTCGTGACGCGATCGCTGATCGACGAGAAGAAGTCTTTCTCGTCTCGAAAGTCTACCCGCATCACGCTGGTGGGGAAGCGTTAAAAAAAGCTTGTTCCGAATCGCTTGAACGCCTCGGTACGGATTATCTTGATCTCTATCTTCTTCATTGGCGTGGTGACATTCCACTTGAAGAAACCGTCGAAGGACTGGAAGCTTTAAAACAGGAAGGCAAGATTCGCCGTTGGGGTGTATCAAACTTTGACGTATCAGACATGAAAGAACTGTTGGCACTGCCAAACGGTGATCAATGCGCTGTCAATCAGGTACTCTATCATCTCGGATCACGCGGAATCGAGTATGAATTGCTACCGTTACTACGCGAACATGGTATTCCAGTAATGGCGTATTGCCCACTAGCTGAAGGTGGTTCACTACGCGATCAACTCCTGAATCATCCAACCGTTGAGGAACTCGCTGAGACACATGGTGTTGAACCGGCACAGATTTTACTTGCTTGGGCGATGCGTGAAGGTGACGTCATCGCAATTCCTAAAGCAGGACAAGCACATCATGTCGAAGCCAACGGTCGCGCCGCGCTCCTGAATTTGACAGAGGAAGAGCTGGTTGCACTTGATCAAGCATTCCCAGCACCAACAAAAAAAGAACCACTCGATATCGTTTAA
- a CDS encoding putative quinol monooxygenase — MIAIEAKLEVQPAKREEFLEATKTLVAGSRAEAGNISYDLFQSTEDENVFMMIEKWEDQAAIEAHNTSAHFGQFVAFAQTALAKPLDVQSFQA, encoded by the coding sequence ATGATCGCCATCGAAGCAAAATTAGAAGTACAACCCGCAAAACGAGAAGAATTTTTAGAAGCAACTAAAACACTAGTGGCAGGATCACGTGCTGAAGCAGGTAACATCAGCTATGACTTGTTCCAAAGCACAGAAGACGAAAATGTCTTCATGATGATTGAAAAATGGGAAGACCAAGCTGCAATTGAAGCACACAACACGAGTGCCCATTTCGGACAATTCGTTGCGTTTGCTCAAACGGCTCTTGCTAAACCATTAGACGTTCAATCGTTCCAAGCATAA
- a CDS encoding cupin domain-containing protein — translation MRVEVFYFEDDGHIPNNPTFPVLIYRHAFEEPSHIKQTFHAHDWRNSWVDGIFDFHHYHSIAHEVIGILEGHATVQLGGPLGKTFTLTSGDVLLLPAGTGHKALDTSRHFRVIGAYPDGQDYDTLTGQTSERPENLQRIRQVRRPTQDPVFGDHGPLFEHW, via the coding sequence ATGCGCGTTGAGGTATTTTATTTTGAGGATGACGGTCACATTCCGAACAACCCGACATTCCCGGTGTTGATTTATCGGCATGCATTTGAAGAGCCATCACACATCAAACAGACCTTCCATGCACATGACTGGCGTAACAGCTGGGTGGATGGCATTTTTGACTTTCATCATTATCATAGTATCGCCCATGAAGTGATCGGTATTCTCGAAGGGCATGCAACCGTTCAGCTGGGTGGTCCGCTCGGTAAGACCTTCACTTTGACGAGTGGCGATGTTCTCTTACTTCCTGCCGGTACGGGCCATAAAGCACTTGATACAAGTCGACACTTTCGAGTAATCGGTGCCTATCCGGATGGTCAAGATTACGACACCCTGACAGGTCAAACAAGTGAACGCCCGGAAAATCTTCAACGTATTCGTCAGGTGAGGCGTCCTACTCAAGATCCTGTATTCGGTGATCACGGTCCCTTGTTTGAACATTGGTGA